From Erigeron canadensis isolate Cc75 chromosome 5, C_canadensis_v1, whole genome shotgun sequence:
GTGGCCTGTCACTGTCAATTTTACATCTCTCCATCCGCCTATGTTGCCCCCCGTTGTCAATTTGGTCTCTTTTCaagtatttttatctttttactattATGTTTCTAATAAATTAATCTTCTGTAGATGATTGGTCTATTCTAAACATTAGGTGGATGGTGCCTAGGAACAATGGCACGCCTTGTAGGGGTTATGACTACGATAACTACAATCAGTATCTCACGGCAAGGTTAGTTGATGATGCCAAGTACACGGGAAGTGTTGTAGTTTATCATGAATTTTCATGCAAGTTTCTGATAttcacatatataattgtgGTGGATTGGGTTGTTTAAAGTGGTATGTCTAGGATGTGAGTAGAGCTAGTATGGATATATGGTGGCtctattttgtaaatattaCCGACTTGTAAAAACTAACTTAGTTTAACTAAGAGGATAATATGTCGCTGGCTATAATTTATTGgtcttatatatagagagaccAAAAAGATGTATGAATCAAGACGAACAATGTTTTAGAGTGATATGACATGATAGATAAGGTGCTTCACTTCTTTGCCACACGGTTGATGAGTTGTCATAGTATTTTAAGCTCCATCCTTTTCTTGTGATAAGGGTTTATTAAAATCCTTCAAAGCCAACTTGGCATTGAGGTAGGAGGTGCTACAGAATATGCCCTTATGATTGCTTTGTGTTATCCATCGCTTTAAATGTCTCCATACTCGTTGATCTCTCAATGATTATCTTGTGTGACGACTTTAATACTTAGGGTTTGAAATGTCTCTCCATAGTTGTTGCTCCCACAATGATTATCTTGTTTAATGACTTCAAACTAACTTTGGGTTTCTTGGGATCTCCAGTCATCTTAACTTGCAATTACCAAGGTTAATGATCTCTAGGGAAGCATCATATAAGGTTCTTTGCAATCAAAGTCATGCATCATTTGCTATCCATGTTTGTAGACATAGTTAATGGGTGTTAGTGTTGTATAATTTGCTTTGCTTCTTGTTATCATTCAACCGTATTATGTTTAAGCTCTTAATTTTATCATAGTTGGTTTCAAACACTTGAAGTGCCTGTCTTTTACAGTAATGGGATCTATCTCCATTGAAACAGTATGAATTGAAAAGTACAACCAATATTAAAGAAGTGCCAAAGTTACTTGACTCTTTTTTAATTAGTAGTTtagtaatattttcattttagtaaataaagaaCCATTTTTGTCTCCCAATCCATCGCTTATTGTACCTCATTGTAAGTAGGACCCGTCATCTTTGAGGAGttcatatgttttcttacattaATACATTAtcatatttcttgtttttgggTGCTAACTTAAATTTTCTTGATTGTTTTTAGGTTGGCCTTTGGCAAATAATTGAGCCTGGTGTATAGAAAGAATCTTAAACAGCAGCTTTTGAAATCTTAAATAGGTTTAAAACTATTTACCTTGTGTTTGGTTGTGTAATCAATGGTCCTAACGATGTCTACACTATATGTTTGGTCCTCTTCTAAGTCGGTTTATGAAATTTCAGCTATGTACAAGGTTTACCCTAAATAGTAAAACTATTTCAGCAGATTTCATGTTTACAGTGAAATAGCTTTCAGAATTCCATTTAAAATTAGAAGACTAAATTATATTAGGACAAAAACCAAACGTTTTGTTGCGGGTGACAGGTTGATGTAAAGGAGGTAGTAAGACTCAATTACATGTGCAATATATTATGCCAAAAACCAAACCCATCCCAATACGAAAGGCTTAACCATTCGGGCCATGATGCGGTTGTAAACTAGTTAAAATCAGTGTGACTTTTGTTCCCgttattttacttttctttatCTGGTTCAGCTCCATCCAGGAGATGTCAGACCACACCAGGTCCAatttcaacatgatattaacaTGATAGCAGGAGTATTATTTTAAGTTCATTTGATCACGGGCTGAAACGTAGAGAAGGAACACTTCACTGAAAATGAGAAACAATGAATTCTATAGATAGAAGGAATTCTTGCCAGACAATTCAAATACATCACCAAACAGTATCTTTTGTTTCCATGAAAATGGTCCGAATGGATTTTCCTAATTCCACCTTACCAGATGAATTACACTTTACGGAACACATATGATTTATGGACAAAGGGGTTtaaccagaaaaaaaaaaccaaggCGGCAAGAACCATATCTATTGCTTTCAATGGCTAAATTGTATATTATTACTCAGAAAAGTAGTGTATTAAATAAGAGGAACGATTTTCCGATACTGTAAATAATAAGCTGCAAAAAGCACGAGTAAAATCTCACTAAAGCTTTGGTTTTGGACTTGGAGTTTCTATCGCCCATTTAGGAGGAATCATTTTGACTGGCTTCTCTTTCTCTTTATCCTCCTGTTCATCAGCTTCGTCATTTTCCAATACATCCTTTGGAAACGCATTCGGGTTGGTCTGAATACATCTCTGCAACGCCACAAATGGCTGCACACAATCCGAGCCTTTCTCTTCAGCCGTGCTCATCAGAAAACATTTGAAGGCATCCGTAAACTGGGACCCACAAGGTCCAGTTTTGAGATTTTGAATACAAGGGCATTCTAATGCTTTCTCAGCTTTGGCTTCTAAAGATGCGTTTTCATCCTCATTGCCAAATGCTGTTGCTTCTGCAAGTAAAGATTCCATTGAAGGCGGAGAATTATCAGTAGATGGAGACGATGGTTCCTCTCTTTGAGGAGCCGCTACAGGGGAATCATCGATCTTGCTTTGATCCTGTCCCATTTTGTATCACTGCAGAGAGAATACGTATCATTGTTTTTTATCTAACTAGAAACACTTTTCTTCCCTCTCACAAAACCTATTGTTTTTTTCGCAGGAATCTAATACCCAAACATTATTTTCTACTTCTCGTTTGATAAAAGCGGATTATCTAATACTAACTATTCAAAATCACATTCATTGAGGCCACGATGATTTGCGTTTTCCTCTATGCTTATTGTATGGTTTTGAAGTATATTTTGCAgatgaatatttttttaatttaacatttattttgCAAAATACACTTTTAAAACCAGGCATAGAGGAAAACATAAAAGCGATGACGTCCTCCAATCATCATGACGTCACCTAGCCTATAAAGCTTTCACTATAAAGAAGCAAACAAGCTATAACAACTATAACCCTAAATGTCCTcgttctaatatatatatatatatatatatatatatattgactgAGGGATTTGGGATAAAAATTACAAATCATcaattcaatatattatattatttgtatatatataaaaataaatgaaaaggaaGAGAGTTAGAATGAAATACAtgtctttcttctttcttggcAGTGCGGAAATCGGAAGACCGGAGAAGCAAAAGCGATGTAATTTTTGAAGTCAATGAATCAAAAAGGGTTTTAGGGATGTTTCCTTCATTTGTTTGTTTCAGTAGGGGCACCAAATTATAAAGGAGGTGATATAAGTTGTAACTATCTACAACAATCACTGCATAATACATATGTGcaatatattttatacttaTACTTTTGTTGTAAATGATTAAAATTTGTCGTAGGAATATCACTTTTCAAATTATAAAAAGACAAACACTATtgacttattttatttaatttgataatCTAACCATGTTTCAAAATTGCAAAGATCAATATTAGTCGACACTTACCTAAGCTAAACTAGGTCTTCTCAACACTGAGTGTTAATAATTTGACTAAACATGACGTTAACGAAGTGTTTCAGGAGCTCTTTTTTTCTATTCTCGAGTAtgggtttattttattttttttataataaaaatttttagaaatgatCTGATGAGTATAATAAACGACTCTTAAAATTTGCCCCATAGCAAGAAACATTTCGGCTCCATCCCTGCTTACCTTGACAGGGTCAACGAGTGATTGAGAAGACCCACGGTCTAGGTTCGTTTGCACTTTGAAGGGAGGCGTTCTGCCTAAGTGGTTGAGTTTACGCAAAATTTGTGTCAGATCAAGAATATCTGTCCGCGCAACCCCTATCCTAACTTAAGATTGATACATTAATTACCATCGATTTCCTCCGGTGCCATTTTGAATTAACAAGCAGATTATAAAATCAACTCAAACAATTAAATCACAAaatatatccacattaagatcTTCATAAAGCATGCATAAGCACACCTCCTTATATTTTGCCATATCGTTGACATTGACATAAAACATGCATAAAACAATATGTCTAAAATGTGacttcattaaaaataacaatGAAATGTAAAAGAGTTTTGTAAACCAATCATTTTGTACATTTCCATAATTTTAGTCATCTGAACAAACAATTTTCAGGCCTCTCTATCCCCACCTTTTTCTACAACATTTTGCCCAGAAAAGATTAGGCTATCAACTTGATCCAAACTATTTCTCCAATAGAACATAACAACTTGAAAAATACCTATATGTTGCAAAACCGAAAATATCAACAAGTCGAAAAGAATGGAAGAAGACGAGGAAAGATGCAAAACGCCTTTGACAAACACAGCTATATTTATCTGCATTATTGCAGGCTCTGCTGGTTTGATGTATGGATACGATACAACGGTTTCTGGTTAGTTCTTCATTGTATTAAACATCCATATGTAAtgaatgacatatatatatatatatggtttttaaaTGGAACTAATTAGAATCTATGTTGCTGGTAGGAGGGGTGATGATGATGGGACCATTTTTGGAAAAATTCTTCCCAGCAATTTTGGCAAAGATGAGGGACACGACAGAAGATCAATATTGTTTATTCGATAGCCATAAATTAACTGCATTTATATCGTCAACGTTTATAGCTGGTTTGGTGTCATCTTTGTTGGCGGGTCGTGTTACCAACTTGATAGGACGTAGATTTAGTTTGATTATAAGCGGGCTCTTGTTCTTAACAGGGAATGGTCTTTCAGTTTTTGCTCAGGATGTTAGTACCTTGATTGTTGGTCGTCTATTCGTAGGATTTGGCGTTGGTTTCGCAAATCAGGTGTGCACTTTTTATATAATGTAAGTCCTCGGACTCTATTACAATGATTAAAGATAATGAAGTCTATTGGTGGTTATAGCTAGACCAAGCATAAGGGTAACCTGACCTAGAGGTGGCAATAGGTGTAGGCAAAacgggttgggtaacaggttcAAGTTGCAATGGGCTATTTATTGGTACAGATTGAAATGGGCCGGGTTAGGCCTGGTTCACTCATTCACACGTTTCGTCAATATTGTATTCTTTCCCCTTAAACTAAGGCATTAACTATGATAgcaaaaacattattattatgctAATAATCACAATCTCTAAATAAAACGATTCAGAgggttgtatgcattaaaaatagaGTTGTAGCTCTTTTTAAACCTGTTTGACCCTTTCGACCCATTTGACTTGTTACTCAGTAGCTAATTCATTCTTAGGACCAATTACATTCATGTAAGATAAACTACAACAGAAACTGATCAAACTATTAGCAAATGGGTTAAAAGTGCTACCTCTATGGGCATGACCCATAAGGTACCCCCGAGTCTATGTTCAAAACCAAATACAAAGTATGCTGACACCTACATTTATAAAACTGAAATTGTTTAAATTTCAAAGCCTTAAATTACATCACTGAAGGCATAACTGGTTGCTATTATCTACAAGGCTGCTCCAATTTACATAACAGAAATGGCACCATCAAAATGGCGAGGAGCTCTAAATACAGCTTTTCAGTTTTTCGTTTGTTTGGGGACTGTAATCGCCAGCTTAATCAACTTAGCCTCCAACCACTCAAATAGCAACCATGGCTGGCAGCTTGCATTGGGGTGTGCGAGTGTCCCTgcaatgatcctcataatcggGGCCTTATTCATCCCAGACACTCCATCCAGCTTGATCCAAAGGGGCAAGAATGAAGAGGCCCTTGCTGCATTGACGAAGGTGCGGTCAACTAAGGCTGGGGCTGAAGCTGAACTAAACGACTTAATTAGCACCAGTGAGGCGGCAAAACTGAACCTTGAGAAACCATACATTAAACTAATGGAGCCGAGATACAGACCACAGCTAGTGTTGACAGTAGCCATTGCAGGGTTTCAGCAGTTAACGGGAGTGGGTATGGTTGCCTTTTATGCGCCGGTGATTATGAGGACAATAGGGATAGGAGCTGAAGGGTGTTTGGCTGCTGCAGTAGTTATTGGTTTTGTCAATTTGGCATCTGTACTGTTGTCGACTTGCATGGTTGATAAAATCGGAAGAAGGTTTCTGTTTCTTCAAGGTGGTGTGCAGATAATATTCTCTCAGGTATCCATCTCCCTTCTTCTACCCTGTATCGTTAGCAGATGTGGCAATGTTAAACCATTTAGTATTTAAGAATGGGTCTTGTTGGGTTGTCGTTATCCTTTGCGGGTCGAAAGTCACCCAAATGCTTACTGCCTCCTAAGTTATGTTTTTTAGATATCAGATTGTTGTAGTAATaacatagttatatatatttggttaacTATTTACCAAATAAAGAAAACCACATGTTTGTGGCCATGTGGGTACCAGACTTGACCCAAACCAGTTTTTTCGTTTTAACTCACTCAACACAATGTGTTCCAATCCAGACCCATACCCAACCCTCCCATTTTTATAGCTCTACTTAATTTGTCACATGTAGGCTGAGCAGATAGTTTAAACTTACACACATATTATACGTATTGAGGACTTACCAAATCCAAGTAAAATTATATTGTAGGTGTTTATCGCATGTACTCTAGCAATTCAACAACAAAGTGAGTTTTTGGATTTCCCATACAGTGACGGGATCGTGGTGCTAGTCCTAATGTGTCTTATCTCAGCAGCTTTTGGATGGTCATGGGGTCCACTTACCTGGCTTGTCCCTAGTGAAATACTGCCAATAGAGGTTCGTACAGCTGGAACAGGCATAGGAGTTGCAACGAACTTTCTCATCACATTTATCCTTGCTCAGTCGTCGATGACAATGCTATGTTCTATGAAATTTGGATTGTTCTTGTTCTATGGCGCCACAACCTTTCTCATGACTGCAACTATTGCCGTCTTTTTGCCTGAAACCAAAGGAGTTCCTCTTGAGTCCATGGATATTGTTTGGAGAAAACATTGGTATTGGAAGTGGGTTGTTCCTGACTAAATTTGGCTACGCTAGGCTTGATTTGGTTCACTTAGGCTGATTTGATCTTGGCATGCAACTCTACATGAAAAATTTTACGTCAAGTATTTGGCTGACAGTCACCGTTGGTTGGAAAGTATTTTGAAGATTTGTTTCAAACGGTCATGTAATCTCATGTGAAGGGTCTAAAACAAAGAGATAGACGTACACATTGCCTGTGGAGATCACTTTGACTCGCTTATTAATGCATATTTTACTAAAACAAGGATAGCCATTAGTGTTATTTGGGTGGTCAAGTTTGTAAGTTCAAGAGTAATATTACCAGTACAGATCAGGAAAATGAAGATGTTAATATGTAATTATAGGACTTTGGTTACTTCTTTAGAATAACATAGTTACTATCGCATTCTGTTATTGCTACCATCTACCATTCAAcaccaaaaaagaaaaggagagagaaagaagCTAATATAACCATGTCTTACAAATCCCACACTTTTCCTCCCTTCTGTATCCAATCGTTCAAATACAAATGAAATTAGAGCTCATCTCGCTTCCCTCGTTTAAGATTGTCTTCGCTGTAGATACTTGAAACATATAGAAAAAAAGCTGAAAAGAACAAAGACCCACAAAATAAGTTGAGTCATTTTTTATACAGGACTTGTTACATAAAAAGCATCTGAATCTTCAAGTCCCTTCAACAATAGTAATTAGTAAATCATACAGTTTTTAACAGACATCACACAGTAATTTCCCTGATTATTTCCATATAATTTGAATCATCcgataccaaaaagaaaagaaacagaCCACTAAAATTATAGCAGCCATTGCCTTAAATGTACTTCGAGAAGGAGAAACTGTAATGGCTGCACAATGCAAACCATCAACTGTACATCTAACACATATGGTGATTAGTTTCCTGATctaattcaaaatgttctatAATGACAAAACACCTCGTAACATGTATACAACTTATCACAATGAACAAAACAGATTATCAGCTCGAGTTGTTAGCAATGCTCTCATAGAACAGAATGTACCCATGATCCGTGTTACTTGCATACTCCTGAGCAGAACCGAAGGCCGTTTGAACAGCAGATTCTTCGATCATCTCCACATtctcatcatcaaaaaagaGCCAATGGTTGTGGCTTTTGACCAGACTGACATAATGACCATGGTTAGGCCCACTGCCGAC
This genomic window contains:
- the LOC122602379 gene encoding sugar transport protein 5-like, which gives rise to MEEDEERCKTPLTNTAIFICIIAGSAGLMYGYDTTVSGGVMMMGPFLEKFFPAILAKMRDTTEDQYCLFDSHKLTAFISSTFIAGLVSSLLAGRVTNLIGRRFSLIISGLLFLTGNGLSVFAQDVSTLIVGRLFVGFGVGFANQAAPIYITEMAPSKWRGALNTAFQFFVCLGTVIASLINLASNHSNSNHGWQLALGCASVPAMILIIGALFIPDTPSSLIQRGKNEEALAALTKVRSTKAGAEAELNDLISTSEAAKLNLEKPYIKLMEPRYRPQLVLTVAIAGFQQLTGVGMVAFYAPVIMRTIGIGAEGCLAAAVVIGFVNLASVLLSTCMVDKIGRRFLFLQGGVQIIFSQVFIACTLAIQQQSEFLDFPYSDGIVVLVLMCLISAAFGWSWGPLTWLVPSEILPIEVRTAGTGIGVATNFLITFILAQSSMTMLCSMKFGLFLFYGATTFLMTATIAVFLPETKGVPLESMDIVWRKHWYWKWVVPD
- the LOC122600654 gene encoding mitochondrial intermembrane space import and assembly protein 40 homolog, which produces MGQDQSKIDDSPVAAPQREEPSSPSTDNSPPSMESLLAEATAFGNEDENASLEAKAEKALECPCIQNLKTGPCGSQFTDAFKCFLMSTAEEKGSDCVQPFVALQRCIQTNPNAFPKDVLENDEADEQEDKEKEKPVKMIPPKWAIETPSPKPKL